One genomic region from Bactrocera tryoni isolate S06 chromosome 3, CSIRO_BtryS06_freeze2, whole genome shotgun sequence encodes:
- the LOC120771929 gene encoding probable cytochrome P450 12c1, mitochondrial: MSTILNVRCAGTTITRLFIHNEKQQQLQKCQVAFQSTVSNVKVENLDNKSADVEWHQALPYKSMPRLTRYQMLRGFLKGGEFANLSLNDFVFKCRERLGDIYRLPGVIGQPDSVVLFNVDDFEKVYRTEGIWPSRPGTDALRYYRENRKDGFFKETMGLNDNGEKWAKFRHDVNPVLMQPKNAKLYLEPLQKVSLEFVERIREIRDPHTLEVPNNFFDDINHLAFDSVGVVALDHDFGLIRRNPDLEEVKVLCEHMSAFLKSIYDLGIKPSFYKYITTPSYRRFAKSMDLMFDITSHYVNEALARLEENPSRDGEERSVLEKLLKINRKTAIVMAMDMLMAGVDGTSSAITAILLCIAKNPAKQQKLREELLAVLPHRSDHFTIENMKQLPYLRACIKEALRFYPLSFGNVREIGADLVLSGYQVPKGTGALLSTNMLANEELFYPRPREFIPERWLRKSDTTLTDGQRLVAENVNKFINLPFGFGPRSCVGRRIVEIEMELTLANLVRNFNIEYKHSVEKPFSYHLISTPAIPLTFKFSDLK, from the exons ATGTCAACAATTTTGAATGTTCGTTGTGCCGGCACAACTATTACGCGATTATTTATACACaatgaaaagcaacaacagttaCAAAAATGCCAAGTCGCATTTCAATCCACTGTCAGCAATGTCAAG GTTGAAAATCTTGACAACAAATCAGCGGACGTGGAATGGCATCAGGCCTTACCTTATAAATCTATGCCGAGACTGACTAGATATCAAATGCTACGTGGCTTCTTGAAAGGAG GTGAATTTGCCAATCTTTCGttaaatgattttgtttttaaatgtcgTGAACGACTTGGCGACATTTATCGTTTGCCTGGTGTGATTGGACAGCCTGACTCTGTTGTACTCTTCAATGTGGACGATTTTGAAAAGGTATATCGTACAGAAGGTATTTGGCCAAGCCGTCCTGGTACTGACGCATTGAGATACTATCGGGAGAACCGAAAGGACGGTTTCTTCAAAGAAACTATGGGGCTGAATGATAA CGGTGAAAAATGGGCAAAGTTCCGACATGACGTAAATCCTGTTTTAATGCAGCCCAAAAATGCTAAACTCTATTTGGAGCCTCTACAAAAAGTAAGCTTAGAGTTTGTAGAAAG AATACGTGAAATACGCGATCCACACACACTGGAAGTACCCAACAATTTCTTTGATGACATTAATCATCTCGCTTTTGATTCTGTTGGAGTAGTTGCTTTAGACCATGACTTCGGTTTGATACGTAGGAATCCTGACTTGGAAGAAGTCAAAGTACTTTGTGAGCATATGAGCGCATTTCTAAAGTCCATTTATGACTTGGGCATTAAGCcatcattttataaatacattacCACACCGTCGTACCGGCGTTTCGCTAAATCAATGGATCTAATGTTCGATATAACCAGTCACTATGTAAATGAAGCCTTGGCGCGTCTGGAAGAAAACCCCTCAAGGGATGGTGAAGAACGCAGTGTTttggaaaaacttttgaaaatcaaTCGAAAGACAGCCATAGTAATGGCAATGGATATGCTGATGGCTGGTGTAGATGGG ACATCCAGTGCGATCACTGCCATACTGCTATGCATCGCCAAGAACCCCGCAAAGCAACAGAAGTTACGTGAAGAGCTACTTGCCGTGCTGCCACACCGCAGTGACCATTTCACCATTGAAAATATGAAGCAATTGCCGTACTTACGTGCCTGCATCAAGGAAGCGCTGCGTTTCTACCCCCTCTCCTTCGGTAATGTGCGCGAAATCGGTGCCGATCTTGTGCTAAGTGGTTATCAGGTGCCTAAGGGCACCGGTGCTTTGCTTAGCACAAATATGCTAGCCAATGAAGAGCTATTCTATCCACGGCCCCGTGAGTTCATACCGGAACGTTGGCTGCGAAAGTCGGATACCACGCTAACCGATGGACAGCGTCTAGTTgctgaaaatgtgaataaatttatcaatttgcCTTTCGGTTTTGGACCGCGCAGTTGCGTCGGCAGGCGTATTGTTGAAATAGAAATGGAATTAACGCTGGCAAACTTAGTGCGCAATTTCAATATCGAGTACAAACACTCGGTAGAAAAACCGTTCAGTTATCACTTAATTAGTACTCCCGCCATCCCGCTGACGTTTAAATTTTCcgatttgaaatga